TttcgccacaaactgagcaggtgaAAGGTTTCTCTCCCGTGTGCGTGGCGGCGTGCCCCTTCAAGGAGACCTTACGTGCAAACGTTTCGCCGCAAACCGAACAACAGAAAggtttgtctcccgtgtggacaCGCATGTGCGTTACCATGTTTGACTTGCGGGCGAACCTTTCACCGCAAGCCGAACAGACAAAACGCTTTGGTGCTTCCTTTATCGAGCGTTTGTCGTCACCTTCGCAGTCTGTGCCGCTCTTCGACGATTCTTCCGTGTCTTCGCTATGTGACAGCGGTGCCAAGAGGTTGTCCGCCGCTGCCGCCCCTCTGCTTCGACGACAAAGCTCGTCGTCTTCACTCTTCGCCGAGATGACAGTAAGCGGCTTGTTGCTGACGTCCACctgctcttcttcctctttgaTGAGTGGGGACTGCGGATCTTGGTCTGAAGGGCACAAACCGAACCTGACAATAGCAAGGTGATACGTGGACACCATCTTCGTGGAACCTTTGAATtgggaataaaataaaacatacaatggGCGCTTCCAAAACCCTCCATCATAACaatatggggggaaaaaagggctGCTGGCTGCTAGTTGCCAGGCCAAGCTGCTTTAATAGCGGAAATATATGCCCTTCATCATCACTAGTTTTTTGAATGGCACAAAGCAAGCATGGTGTTTCCACATGAAAACAGCCATTCACAATCAATTGAAAGTTTCACACAACCTAAACTAACATGCATTTGATTGAAAAAAATTCATccatttgttttgcaaaacgcttCTGCTATCTACAACGACCTTTCACATAGCGATCACTAGGTAGACTTTTACTAACGCGACCAAACCTTGGAGGAGAGTTTTGGGGCGAACGGCTTCCAGTTGGCATCGGTGTCGCTCGCTCTCCTCTCTGGCGTGACAAAGTTGCTCCTTGTACGAAGCGATGGTGCTTTCGAATAGTTCGAAAATTTCGTCAGCGGCCACCATGAGTCGCTTCCTCACAAACTCCTTCAACATTTTGACAACTTTAAGTGTATTTTCGTGCTCGGCTATTTCACTACGCCAACCTGAAGTCGAAGGAAAGCGCGACCGACTGCGCATGCGTGCATCAGTCGCCATCTTGGACTATTTTCAAAATCAATTCTTTATTGCTCATTAACAATGAACAAAACAGCAAATAACTTGTTGCATTTGACTTATAGAATCACCTCTTCCTTTGAAAATATGTTATTGGGCTCATCAACTatctgtgaagaaaaaaaataatgcgaAAACATTGACATAAAACTTTGAGTGCTCTTTCTCAAAGTACTTCTGTAATATTCGATTCCTTCTCATTCCGGGTTTGTATGTCATCCGCCCGCTATTCTTTGTTTGGTTTGTCCCGCCTCAAcggatgtgatgtaatagattaaaaaaaaaaaaaagatatctgAACAGAATAAAAAATAGCCCTCCAAAACGATCATAACAGTACCTGGAGGGATATATGATGCTTTTCTACACTCCTGAGCACTCCAAATACACGAGAAAATTATtttacaggcaaaaaaaaaatcaattttccaAAATACGTGACAACAATAAAGtgacaactttattaatcccttaggATTGCTTCCTCAGGAAACCCTGGTTCCAGTATCTTAGACAGAAATAAGGTATATTCACGTGATAGTCTGTACATCTCAACTGAGAGACAAGCTTTATATGTTGGGCAGGAGCTAAATTTAGCCTGGGTTGTGAGTGCGAGTGAGTTACGGAGAGTCTCTGCTGCTTGGGCATGACAAAGCGGAcctcaaatccatccatccatcgccaATTCACTCTTTTCAAAGGTAATGTTGGAAATGATGTTGCAGTTTCAGGGTTACAGTTTGCAAGACCTTAATGGTTGAAACTATGAACAAAGCAATCCTAAACACATTTCTAGGTAGGGTGTTAGTGACGTTTATCGCTCTCTTTGCAGCGGAGCTCGTATCCCATGACTAGCTGGAGGTTACCACACGGTGCCGATTGTTGCTCGTTTGAGAGCAGACGGTGCAGCGAAACCTTTATTCCATGTTGTGTTTCCGCATGTGTATTGTCAAACTGCACTTCTTGAAATAGCTTTTGTCACAAAGGGAGCAAGTAAAGggtttttctcccgtgtgcGTCCTCATGTGTGCGACAACGTGGGCCCTTTGGGAGAAGATTTTACCGCATACTGTGCAACTGAACGGTTTCTCTCCCGTGTGCGTCCGCGTGTGGACATTTAAAGAGAACCTGTGGGCAAAGGCATCGCCGCAAGTGGAGCAGCGGAAAGGTTTTTCCCCAGTGTGTTTCCGCATGTGCACGCTCAAGGAGAACTTGTGAGCAAACGCATCGCCACAAACCGCACAACAAAATGGTTTCTCTCCCGTGTGCGTCCTCATGTGTTTAACCATGTTTGGCTTCTGGGGGAACCGTTTGCCGCAAATGGAGCAACAAAAGGGTTTTTCTCCTGTGTGCGTCTGCATGTGTGCATTCAAACTGTGCTTGTAAGAATAGCTTTCACTGCAtagtgagcaggcaaaaggtttttctcccgtgtgcGTTGCCATGTGAGCAGTCAAAGAGACTTTCTGAGTAAATTCCTCACTGCAAACTGAGCAACTAAAGGGTTTTTCCCCTGTGTGCATTCTCATGTGTTTTTTCATATGTTCGTTTCGAGCAAACGTTTTACCGCAAACTGAACAGGTCAAACTTTTTCTACCTGTGCCACATCTCCTTTCAGTCGAGTCGTTTTCCGAGGGCAGGAAGCGTTTGCCGTCCCCTTGGCAGTCTGCATTGCTTAGTGATTCTCCTGTGTCCCCGGTGTTCGACAGCAAAGAGAAGAGTTTATGTGCTTGCGGTTCTCTACGACGCTCTCCACTTGGAACGCGAAGGAGATTGCGAGGCGACGACCCACCGGGGAGTTGCTCGTCTTCACtcttcaccaccaccaccttgaGCGGAAACTCGCTGATGTCGGCCTCTTCTACTTCTTCCTTCACACGGGAGAACCGTggcgcctcctcttcctctttgacGGGAGGAGAGCGCCTGTCCGACGCTAAGAGTGCATCTGGAATGACTTGACCTTTTCCGCCGGTGGCTCGTCGTTGATCCAATCTCACTGCGGACAAATGAAAGTTGCAACCAGTTGTCGGTCTGTTTCCTTCACTCGCAGACAGTGAAATGAGTCAAAGCCAAATGCGGCTAGAAAATCTAGACTGTCAAAACAGTCGTTAACTAATTGCACCTAAAGTTTAAAATAAAGTCTAAATAGGTTACAAGAAGGTCTCTAAAATTACTGATAAATATACAGTTTGAGTCACACAAGCTACAGTTCGGTGCGTGAAACGTCTGTTGATATTTacaatgtcattttcatttcagtGTGCAGATGAGACACGGCGTCAATTTGTATGCATCATCCTGTTGTTTCGCTGCACAATGAAACTCGAGAGACATtgagaagaaagaaaactgCTTTCTGTTCTGCCAGTACACGAAACGTGACCAGACCTTGGATGTGAGCTTTTGGGCAAACGTCGCCCAGTTGCCGCTGTCGCTCGCTCTCCTCTCTGGCACGATAAAGTTGTTCCTCGTACGACGCGACGGTACTTTCGAACAGACCGAAGATTTCGTCGGCGGCTGCTATAAGTCGCTTTCTCACCAACTCTTTCAACAGTTTCATGTTGGTTTTCGCCCTGTTTCACAGCCTTTTCACGTTCCGACGTGTCGCCGtgatgctttttttatttttcgttCTTCTAACGCTTATGTATGTGCGCATGCGTACGAAGGCAGCCATTTTTAAAGGCATCTACGGTGGGCTTCGAGGGACAAAACCCAAAATACGGCGGCCGTCATGTATACATGGTCCTAGTCCGAATCCTCACAATTGTAGGTAAATAAGATGCGCACGAgttataaatacataaaattgttgtgttcattatagaatacAGACAATTAACAGAGCCATGGTGCCGAGGAATGTGAGAAACCTTTACGTAGTGGGTTCTGGCTTCATGATTGGCTGAGAAATGTAAAATGCCAGATGAATCCTGCGAAAAAGAAAATTGTGTCCCGTTCCACGAAAAAAAACTTAACCAAAATGTTGGCCTTGTTATAATGCGTCACATAATAAAGCATTTTGATTATGCTGCAGtgtgtctttttgttgttgttcgtctctgcgtgccccaaaaggaagttttttttcaaattgaaaggGAAAGTTGCAAAAATGTTGTCAGAACCTGAACAGACTCTATTTCAGACGTTTCATTTCAAAGACTGTCACCAAgataaacaaaatatttgaggcaggactttttaatGACATAGAATACAGCAACAACAAACTAGGATACATGGATCAAAATCAGATGCAAAATGCTTTAACATTGTAATGTGTGTGGTCAAGATAACAGAAATTGTTTTCAtcaattatttgaaaaaaaacaaatactgaGAGCTACACTCTAACAATTGATTCAATCGACTATTTAGTCCGTCCAATGTTTGACTGCAAGCGGTTTTTGTCTGTTATGTTTGCGCATGTGTGCCACCAAAGTGGTCTTCTTCAAGAAGGTCTGGTCACAAACTgagcaagttaaagtttttTCTTTGGCGTGGGCCCTCTGGTGTCTACTCATAGCTGACTTGTGAGAAAAGTTTTTCCCGCAAAGCGAACACGTGAAAGGTTTTTCTCCAGTGTGTCTTCTCATGTGTGCGACCAGATTTTCTTTGCGAGCAAAGCTTTCGCCGCAAACGGAGCACGTGAAAGGTTTTTCTCCGGTGTGTGTCCGCATGTGTGAATTCAAACTGTGCTTATAGGACAGGCTTTCGCCACAAATGGAGCAAGTGAAAGGTTTTTCTCCCGTATGCGTCGCTGTGTGCGCAATTAACGACACCTTGCGAGCAAACTTCTCGCCACAAACCGAGCAGCTAAAGGGTTTTTCTCCCGTATGCGTCCTCATGTGTTTTGTCAGGTCCGACTTATAAGAAAAGTTTTTCTCACAAACGGAGCAGGTGAAAGGTTTTTCTCCAGTGTGCGTTGCCGTGTGTGCTATCAAAGTGGCCTTGTGAGCAAATTTTTCCCCACAAACTGAACAACTGTGCggtttttctcccgtgtgcGTTTTCATGTGTTTATTCAAGTAGTCTTTAATCAAATAGACTTTGCCGCAAACTGAGCAAGTGAAAGGATTTTCTGCGGCGTGCGTTACTTTGTGGACGATCAACTCAACCTTCTCTGCAAATGTTTGGCCGCAAAGGGAACAGCCAAAAGGTTTTTCGGCGGCGTGCCCTTTCATGTGGCGAGCAGCGTCCACCTCAGTGAAGTTTTCGCCACAAACCGAGCAGATAAAATCGCCGTCATGCGCGGGAGCTCCCACCTGGGTTGTGTCCTTTTCGAAGCGTTGGTGGCCACCGCTGTCGCTGGGCAAAGGTTCATCTGCATCTTCCCAGTGCGACAGTAGAGGGAAGAGCTTGTCTGCAGGTTGGCCTGCCCTTCGCGCTTCATCCGGACTCTCGTCCTCCCTGTCGTATTCGGTCTTCACCACGACGACATTCAGTGGCAGCCGGCTAACATCAaactcctcatcttcctccttgACGCGGAGCATCTCCGCATGGTCGGTTTCCTCGTTGACGTGCGGCTTCAGCGGACGCTCCTGCTTCGAACCGGAGCCCTCCCCTTGATGATCTGCCTCGCACAAGCCACGCAAATGAATTATCTTGGAATGTTTCAACTTGACAACTACAATAAAATACGGTGAAATAATCACGCAACACAATCGCAGATGGCATTTTTTGGTCGGCTGAAGGTGGATGAATTCAAGTTGTCTTTCATTTTATGAATACGTGAAACATCTTTTTTGTTCCTCCAGAGTTCAACGTGTGATTTAATGGCAGAAATGGCAATTTGTGTTCTCCGTCGCTCTctctttgtttgatataaatgcAACATATAATCCAGAACAAAACAATAACAGCAACCTCCCTTTAGGGGGTTGTGGCTCCGGTTGTTTTATTTGGTTGTGCATGTTTCCTGTGGGAAAgagtggaaaaataaaaatctggacGTGCAGACACTGACCTTGGTTGTACAAGACGAGCGGAGGCGAGGAAATGTCGTCCGGATGTCGCTGCTTCTCTTCTCTTGCTCCACAAGGTCGCtccacttcctcctccttctgaTTCTCCCCGTAGGACGCCATGGTTCTTGCAAAGTGCCCAAGCTttgttgcttgtttgtttgtttgatgtttttgtctCCCAACAAATTCAAGTCGCGAGTCGACCCGCAGTGAGAGACTTCCGTCTTCTAGCTTCGTCTTCTTCTGCTATTATGGTGGCTCGCAAGCAACTTGGAGTGCATTACCGCCACCTTCTGAAACGGAGTGTGGGCCAAGCCATTCCAATCATCTATTACATTTCCCATTGAACCCGATGATGTTAAAAAAATAGACATAATTTCAAATACAGCTCACACGAACTTCTGTTGAAAGTGTCTCAAGTATTCAAAAAAATGTCCCGAACCCTAAACTCGTTAATTAAACGTTGTCTTGCCTGATTATACTTGACCATGGTCTTTTTCTAATACATGTTCTGTAGctatcagtaaaaaaaaaaaaaacaatgtgctaTTTGTGCTATTGTGTACATGCAgtactactcctccacgttaggCGGCAGTAACGCACCGGAAGTTAATTAGTTAATTAATTTGAACATGGGAAGGGGCACTGTTTATGACGGTAGAACAATCAAAAGCACTCTGCACATTTTAACAAGAATCTGCATTTATTTGCATGAAAATAAGTCTTAAAAATACTATAAAACAAAAAGTAAGTTACCTGTTACAGCTGGGCTGCTGTGACATTCAAAGGCTTTAAAGTGCAATTAGTTGCTCATTTGTTTCTTTAGTCAAAACCATCGAagaaccccctccccccccaaaaaaaaaaaaaaaaatcctgaggtGAACATTAGGACAATTCTTCTCCAAATAATCATTTTTCCACTCTTCATTAAGGCTTCTCTTTTAAAAGCACAATTTGGCTCTCTTGGACACACACGCGTACACAGAGGGAGCGCTGAAGTCCCGCTCGACAATAAAAGAATAAATAGTGAATGGAAATAAATAGTGTGTGGCAGCAGAGAGAACAAACTGTGCAAAAATAGCTCACCCCGATCACAACGGCGCTTTGCCTCCCAACATTTGGTCCTCGGGTTGCGGTCGCTTATGCAACCGTAACAAATAGCAGCAGGCCAACACGGGCCACCTCCTGTCTCTCTTGTGTCAGCTGACATTCACAGAATGAGATCGAGCTGCACACTGAACCCGTCGTGGCGGGTGGCTCGCGGTCAGCGCGAGGTGACCCCCAGCTGCGTCTTGATGTGCTCGTACACCACGTAGCTGATGCTGACGGCGGGGACGACTTTCAGGAAGTTGGGAGCCAGGCCCCGGTAGAGGCCGGCTGGACCCTCGGCCCGCAGGATCTGCTGGAAGAGCGCCGTCATGGTTGCTTGCTGGCCGCCGCCCGTCGCAGCTGCAAAAGGAGCAAGCGTCATTTGGGATTTCAGTCAGGCGCCTTTCCATGTTGAGACTTGAGACGAGTGCGCGGGTCTCACCTTGCGCTTGCATGCGCGTCCTGACCAGAGCAAGCGGGTAGCTGGCGAGCTGGCCGCAGGTGCTGGACACGGTGCCgcaggccagcagcagcaggacaCCGGCGTCGCTGGCGCCGTACTGCTGCAGGTAGCCGTTCTTCAGGGTCTGGTGGACAACGGGGCGATGCCAAGTTAGCGAGGGAACGGGGCCGTCCGTGGAGGGGGGTGAGCGGCGGCGCTTGCTCACCTCGTACACGGCCAGGTCGATGCCAGCGTATGGTATGATGCCCAGCATGTTGGGCACGTAACCCTTGTAGAACGCCGCCGGGCCCTCTCGCCGGAAGATCTGCTTGGCGCAGTCCGAGATGCTGGCGTACTGGCCCGTCTTTCTCAGAGCCAGGCGCGTTTTCAGCACCTAGAGatttaaaaagtaaaacaagaagacatttgcacagATTGCATTTTCTGAACACTGCTTCAAAGATGTGGAGGAGTGGGCCGAAATACCGTCCGGGCCCTAACGAATTACAAAACACCCCCTTCAACCGGTGATGGTGCTCACCTCCATGGGGTAGATGGCGCTCTGGGCGATGACTCCGGCCAGCGATCCGGCCACAAAGCGTTCAGAGATGCTCAAGGTCTGCCTGTCGCTGCCGATCAGACGTTTGATCTACGGCAAACGGGACAGAGATGTCAGCCGGCTCACGTTTCATGTACGGGCAGTCGCCGTGCCGTCCTGCCCCGCAGCATACCTGCTCGTACGCCATGAACTTGAGGGCCGACTCGGGCGCGATCTTGATGATGTTGACGCCGTTGCCTCGCCACAGCGAGCGCACGCCACCCTCCTTGATCATCTGTGCCAGGCCGCTCATGATGCACATGTTGTTGCTTCTGGAGCCGTACACCTACAGGAACACCACCTCGTTAATAAACAAAAACTCCTTTGCCCAGCGAAAGGCTTGCTCATGATGTTAGCGTGAAGCTGGTGGTTATCAGTTTTCAATATGGAATATTTAGTCTTCATGTCAAATTGTGACCAAAGTTGGACAAAGCGTTACGTGGGTAAAAGGTGAGCACGAGCGGCCAACTGGAGGCCGTTGACGCAAGCGAGGACCTTGGAGCCGGCCAGCAATGACGCAGGAAGGGTGGCGGCGGCAGGCCCGCTTGGACCTCAGACTCTGTGCCCCTCACCCCCCGCTCCATTTAAATATTAACTCTTGTTGCATAGCTGGAGATAAAACCACGTTTGACTAACGACAGGTCCGATAAGATGCTCCACTTTCCTCTGGAGTTACACAACGGCGGTGACCCCCTTACCTGCATCATGACTTTGACCCGGTCCAGAGGTGCCGTGCACGTCCTGGAAACTGCGCCGGCTCCGCCGCCTGCCACCAGGTGACGCCACCACATTCCACTCTGCTTCTCCTCTACGCTGAAGTCGTCGGGGACGGTCAGGTTCTCGCCCACGTCAAAGATCTGCCCGTTACAAAACGAACACAGAGCTGTTGCTTTCTCTCAAACAAAGGTGAGACTGTTCTTGAAGCACCTTTTCCCCTTCTTTCAAAGGGTTTAAACAATCGTGTGCCGCTACTTAATGGCCTAAAATGAAAGGACATCCAAAAAGAAATAAAGGAGCTCGATTTGAACCCCAAAAATGAAATAGCCGTGTCGGAGGCTTCTGAAAGTACCCAAATGTACTTCTGTTTTGCGTATTTCTGTTCAAGCGGACTTAGGTCACAGTGTGCAATGGCCATGTTGGCATTGGCAACGCAGGGGACTCGTTGCAACGCCAGGGTCGGGTTCACCTAAAGGCCAAAGCGCGGCGCAACCAACCAGTAAGCCCAATGTGCCATTtaacaggttaaaaaaaaaaaaaaaaactcgttgcACCAGGTGCTCATTAGCAGCACCCGTGGGAGCTGCCGGCAGCTGCTCTTTGCGCCGGCGGCAATTTTTATGCCGTTACATAAGCGACACGCATAATCCGACCGGAGCTTAAGCGCTGACGCACAGGCCGGGTTCATTCCCGGGGTTGTGCCTCCTAATTGGCCCATTTAGCCGAGACAGGAAGGTGCACTTTGGAGCCGATAATCATTCCTAAATAAACCATGTGCTCAAGAACCGACTGAGAATGGAATGGCATGAGCGCTTGGTTGACTTTCCTGTGCTCAGCAACTCACCGTGGAGTGCTTCCAGTACAAGATGATCTCGGGGATGCTCTCCGTCTCCTCCGCCGTGGCGTACTTGCTCCATTCTTTACTGCTGATGGTTATGATGCCGTTCTTGTCCACGCTAAAACACCAAAATGAGCAAATTCAAGCCACGCACACAAAACGCATAAAAGAAATGTAGAATCCACTCCGTTACCTCCGAAGGGCTTTCTCGGCGAGATGATGTGAAATGTGCACGCCGATGTCTCGCAGAGCCTGGATGAACTCTTTGCTGTCCACCCGGCCTTGAGAATGAAAAGGGGTTCATACGGGGACACGCGGAGGACAGGAGGTCTGAGCACAACTGAGACACTCACCTGCATTCCTCTTGACCACCAGCTTCAGGTCTTTCTCATAGTCTCGCAGGTAGTGCACAAACTCCTCAAAGTCCAGCCGGTCATCGCACATGTCGGGCTCCCTCCTGGTCTTCTGTGGGTCAGTCGCGCACAGATTACAGATTGATGAAACGATTGCCCGTATCGAGTCATATCCCATTTTGCCCATTTAAAGTCAACCATTGCCACCGTGACCCATAAATGCTGCCCCACGACCGCTCTATCTTTGACCCGAGAACTGCAGAGGCCGCCGACGTCGGTAATCCCGTCTCAAACTAAATCGAGAGCAGGTCACTGTCACTGACGTAACATCTTGACACCCGACCTGGCCTGATTTGTCAGGCGGTAATCAGCTGCACGCACAGGGCGGACAAATGTCAACTTTTAAGCGAGAAAGTCAGCTGCTGCTATGGCAAGCTTGTTCCTCAAAAATATCTGGTAAGAAAATTGCATGGAAATGCAACTTTTGAAGAGTAGGTACGACTTCAACTTTGCATACTTTAAAAACAGTGCagcataacaacaacaacaacaacaacactttAAGCTTCAGCGATTCCTCTTCAATCTATAATAAAGGATCTCTGTGACGTCACGTGTGGCAATGAATGAGAAGTTCCCGGCGACTTGCTCGGAAAGGCGGGTCCCGCATTTACCGAACGGGACAGCTAGCAACTAATTGCACTGTACACATATATAACCACTTTCGGAATCGTTTAGTTATTAAAATTGGAATTTTCGGAGATCGGAAAACGTACAACGTCGTGGCAGCTGGAGCGCGGCGAGCTCTGCGGCCTACTCGTAAGGCTTTCGTGCTAGCTTGGCTAAGCTAAGCCGGCCGGCGCCCAGACAGATTCAATCAATGACGGTAAATCAAGTAGCTTTCTGACTTCTACGTATTATTCCAAGCTCTAGTGCGCGTAAATATCTCCACCATACAATTTGTGATATTATTTTCTTACTTTTCGCCATCGCTGATAGGTGGAAAACTCTTGAGACGGCAGGAACACGCTGAGTTTGTTGAAGAGCGAATTGAGTTCGGTCGGAAGTCCGTTCGATTCGAAGTAGTCCACCTCCACCGGGTCGGAGTTGGACACGGGGACATAAAGGCACAGGGCAAGCATGCTTGGTTCCGTCAACTGCAAGTTAAactccaataaataaataaatagacgcGTGCAAGCTGCTCCTTCACGGCGGACTATCGAAATACCGGTGAGTCACGAGAAGCCGGCTTCTAAAGAATGTTGCGATGCCCCTCCCCTTCGAGTTCTAATTCTACGTCATTTTACTACGAGCCAATCGGGACGCTTGCTCATTGACTGGCTCGGCTTGAAGTTGCATAAGAATTGGGCTGTGGGGCCCAATCCCATGCTCGTTTCTGTCCAGCGTGTCaaagatgaaccaatcagatgtgTCCTCTAACTCAAACGCCTCCAGAAGCGGCCGAGGTGACCAAAAGGGCTGTTTAATCAATGTCAAGGCAAGAACCGCGTAATGATTTAAAACAACACTATTCACACAAAGCTAGAGACATTTTCATTAGACAAGTCTagtattaatttattaattagtAAACCTATCTATTTACCGTAATCAGACCTATTCGCTTCCTCTCTTTTGTTATTGTCGTGTACATGTTTATATTGTctacatctatctatctatctatctatctatctatctatctatctatctatctatctatctatctatctatctatctatctatctatctatctatctatctatctatctatctatctatctatctatctatctatctatctatctatctatctatctatctatctatctatctatctatctatctatctatctatctatctatctatctatctacctacctacctacctacctacctacctacctacctacctacctacctacctacctacctacctacctacctacctacctacctacctacctacctacctacctacctacctacctacctacctacctacctacctacctacctacctacctaccctgATTCACGGCAAACATTTTGTCGTCGACGTTTCACTTGCGTAACACGTCGGTCGCACTTTAACCTGCGGAATCGCACAAACATCAAGAtacaggatgcaggtgaggggaGATAGCGGGGGCAGCGTCTGTCATAACATGCTCTGTTTTGACGCGCAAAAACATGATGAGACAAAAAGTCACCAACAAGGTGTTCTTTTGGGGCCAATGCGTGAGTAAATG
This portion of the Syngnathus scovelli strain Florida chromosome 3, RoL_Ssco_1.2, whole genome shotgun sequence genome encodes:
- the LOC125994092 gene encoding gastrula zinc finger protein XlCGF57.1; translation: MASYGENQKEEEVERPCGAREEKQRHPDDISSPPLVLYNQDHQGEGSGSKQERPLKPHVNEETDHAEMLRVKEEDEEFDVSRLPLNVVVVKTEYDREDESPDEARRAGQPADKLFPLLSHWEDADEPLPSDSGGHQRFEKDTTQVGAPAHDGDFICSVCGENFTEVDAARHMKGHAAEKPFGCSLCGQTFAEKVELIVHKVTHAAENPFTCSVCGKVYLIKDYLNKHMKTHTGEKPHSCSVCGEKFAHKATLIAHTATHTGEKPFTCSVCEKNFSYKSDLTKHMRTHTGEKPFSCSVCGEKFARKVSLIAHTATHTGEKPFTCSICGESLSYKHSLNSHMRTHTGEKPFTCSVCGESFARKENLVAHMRRHTGEKPFTCSLCGKNFSHKSAMSRHQRAHAKEKTLTCSVCDQTFLKKTTLVAHMRKHNRQKPLAVKHWTD
- the LOC125994078 gene encoding calcium-binding mitochondrial carrier protein SCaMC-2-A is translated as MLALCLYVPVSNSDPVEVDYFESNGLPTELNSLFNKLSVFLPSQEFSTYQRWRKKTRREPDMCDDRLDFEEFVHYLRDYEKDLKLVVKRNAGRVDSKEFIQALRDIGVHISHHLAEKALRSVDKNGIITISSKEWSKYATAEETESIPEIILYWKHSTIFDVGENLTVPDDFSVEEKQSGMWWRHLVAGGGAGAVSRTCTAPLDRVKVMMQVYGSRSNNMCIMSGLAQMIKEGGVRSLWRGNGVNIIKIAPESALKFMAYEQIKRLIGSDRQTLSISERFVAGSLAGVIAQSAIYPMEVLKTRLALRKTGQYASISDCAKQIFRREGPAAFYKGYVPNMLGIIPYAGIDLAVYETLKNGYLQQYGASDAGVLLLLACGTVSSTCGQLASYPLALVRTRMQAQAATGGGQQATMTALFQQILRAEGPAGLYRGLAPNFLKVVPAVSISYVVYEHIKTQLGVTSR